From a single Aspergillus puulaauensis MK2 DNA, chromosome 2, nearly complete sequence genomic region:
- a CDS encoding NmrA/HSCARG family protein (COG:S;~EggNog:ENOG410PV89;~InterPro:IPR036291,IPR008030;~PFAM:PF13460,PF05368;~SMCOG1199:NmrA family protein;~antiSMASH:Cluster_2.14), producing MNVPPIIFTMANDNIRTVTVYGATGAQGGAVARSLLKNNAFKVRAITRKPDSEAAKALRALGAEIVQGDGWSKEQMVAAFSGSWAAFVNTNSDDPCFMDGHPPTEVDLGKIIIDGIIEAGTVKHLVYSSFVDTSSFTNGQAIIKAADMKAKVQRYAADSGHFDTVCPLYQGWYMGIFLRQDYARALGGFPYFQDEDGFRTLRLPRWGTHTDMPIPWISLEDDFGDIVHGIFLEPENYNRRVVPTVSDVCTYPDVMDAFQSATGEKARYIPVTDWEAHFGDSHHGRESLTIFKFGHFTNGKYFGHEPISTDVSAYLKAKAAEAQGKDPSDRKLITLSEWFAKHVAPLI from the exons ATGAATGTTCCCCCCATTATATTCACGATGGCCAATGACAACATCCGAACGGTAACAGTGTATGGCGCGACCGGTGCCCAGGGTGGCGCTGTCGCCCGATCCTTGCTGAAGAATAATGCATTCAAAGTCCGAGCAATTACCCGGAAGCCTGATTCTGAGGCGGCAAAGGCCCTGAGGGCACTGGGCGCTGAGATTGTCCAGGGAGACGGGTGGAGCAAAGAGCAGATGGTGGCAGCGTTTTCTGGATCGTGGGCAGCCTttgtcaacaccaactcgGACGATCCG TGCTTTATGGATGGCCATCCTCCAACCGAAGTCGACCTTGGGAAGATCATTATAGATGGGATCATCGAGGCCGGCACTGTCAAGCACCTCGTGTACTCTTCGTTTGTTGACACGTCAAGCTTCACCAATGGTCAGGCTATTATCAAAGCAGCTGATA TGAAGGCGAAAGTCCAGCGGTATGCTGCGGATTCAGGCCACTTTGATACGGTCTGTCCCCTATACCAAGGTTGGTATATGGGTATCTTTCTACGACAGGATTACGCGCGTGCTCTTGGAGGTTTTCCTTATttccaggatgaagatggattTCGCACCCTCCGCCTTCCGCGATGGGGCACCCATACCGACATGCCCATTCCTTGGATATCGCTAGAAGACGATTTTGGCGACATTGTCCATGGCATCTTCCTAGAGCCGGAGAATTATAATCGAAGAGTCGTTCCAACCGTCAGTGATGTCTGCACGTACCCAGATGTGATGGATGCTTTCCAATCAG CCACCGGCGAAAAGGCACGATATATACCAGTTACAGACTGGGAAGCTCACTTTGGCGATTCTCATCACGGTCGAGAAAGCCTTACAATCTTCAAGTTCGGCCACTTTACCAATGGCAAGTACTTTGGGCATGAGCCCATTTCAACGGACGTCTCGGCCTATCTGAAGGCAAAGGCTGCTGAGGCGCAGGGTAAAGACCCAAGCGACCGTAAGCTCATAACTCTGAGCGAGTGGTTTGCGAAACATGTGGCGCCGCTGATCTAG
- a CDS encoding FAD-dependent oxidoreductase (COG:C,H;~EggNog:ENOG410PMET;~InterPro:IPR036188,IPR002938;~PFAM:PF01494;~SMCOG1087:hypothetical protein;~antiSMASH:Cluster_2.14;~go_function: GO:0071949 - FAD binding [Evidence IEA]) yields MTKSQLNAWGPAVSSPAELTVIIVGLGIAGLTAAIECHRKGYTVIGLEKKPDANQLGDIIGLSGNSMRILAEWNNGSLAQFTDDDVTCDVTALELFDAEGHQRLAMPYNPNSPTQGYLFRRTGLLTKLYDYASQLGIDLRFGVNVDRYWETDSSAGVYANNEKITGDCVVAADGFHSKARASITGENPQAEDIGVVAYRSIFDANAIADVPEAQWILKRAQTADIWHTYYAKDTMVAIGTAARGRYVHWGCAVRGALEDRSESWMQPAAPDPVLKCLESWPVGGQLAAAIARTPPGKCFQQALRAIPPLKRWVSAGGRMIVIGDAAHSFLPYAGQGGNQAIEDAAVLGICLELAGTPNVPLALRVVEKLRHRRVSLIQKGSVEAGDCFLDAAWESDNTAERPTAFTHQAWVYTHNCVEHAYEQFHAAAEAVINGREYTPTNVPTDGKFRQQDGKCM; encoded by the exons ATGACAAAAAGCCAGCTTAACGCATGGGGACCAGCCGTATCGTCCCCGGCAGAGTTGACTGTGATTATTGTCGGCCTAGGAATCGCCGGGCTCACTGCCGCCATTGAATGTCACCGGAAGGGATACACTGTTATTGGCCTCGAAAAGAAGCCAGATGCTAACCAACTAG GTGATATCATCGGGCTAAGCGGCAATAGCATGAGGATTCTGGCGGAGTGGAACAATGGCTCTCTCGCACAATTCACAGACGACGACGTCACCTGCGATGTGACAGCACTGGAGCTTTTCGACGCCGAGGGGCACCAGAGACTTGCAATGCCGTACAATCCTAACAGCCCCACCCAGGGATATTTGTTCCGGCGAACGGGGCTTCTTACCAAGTTGTATGACTACGCTAGCCAGCTGGGCATTGATCTCCGGTTCGGAGTTAACGTGGACCGCTACTGGGAAACAGACAGCAGTGCCGGTGTATATGCCAACAACGAGAAGATCACAGGTGACTGCGTGGTTGCAGCCGACGGATTTCATAGCAAGGCCAGGGCAAGCATTACCGGAGAAAACCCGCAGGCGGAAGACATTGGGGTTGTCGCCTACCGGTCGATTTTCGACGCCAATGCGATTGCAGATGTGCCGGAGGCGCAGTGGATACTGAAGAGAGCACAGACAGCAGATATTTGGCACACCTACTACGCTAAGGACACCATGGTAGCGATTGGGACGGCAGCCAGGGGCCGCTACGTGCACTGGGGCTGTGCGGTTCGT GGCGCTTTGGAGGATAGATCTGAATCCTGGATGCAGCCTGCTGCCCCCGATCCCGTCTTGAAATGTTTGGAGAGCTGGCCGGTGGGGGGACAGCTGGCAGCCGCTATCGCGAGAACTCCACCGGGGAAATGTTTCCAGCAAGCCCTCCGTGCAATTCCGCCTTTGAAGAGATGGGTATCAGCTGGAGGGAGGATGATTGTCATTGGTGACGCAGCGCATTCATTTCTCCCCTACGCAGGCCAAGGGGGCAACCAAGCAATTGAAGATGCAGCCGTTTTGGGTATCTGTCTGGAGCTCGCGGGCACGCCAAATGTGCCATTAGCCCTGCGTGTTGTGGAGAAGCTCCG ACACAGGAGAGTATCGCTCATCCAGAAAGGGTCGGTGGAGGCAGGAGACTGTTTCCTAGATGCGGCCTGGGAGAGTGACAACACAGCAGAAAGACCAACGGCATTCACCCATCAGGCCTGGGTTTACACGCATAACTGCGTGGAACACGCGTATGAACAGTTtcatgctgctgctgaagcagTCATAAATGGCCGGGAATATACACCAACGAATGTCCCAACAGATGGCAAGTTCCGTCAGCAAGACGGCAAATGTATGTAG
- the ftmPT2 gene encoding 12-alpha,13-alpha-dihydroxyfumitremorgin C prenyltransferase ftmH (COG:O;~EggNog:ENOG410Q300;~InterPro:IPR033964,IPR017795,IPR012148;~MEROPS:MER0126987;~PFAM:PF11991;~antiSMASH:Cluster_2.14;~go_function: GO:0016765 - transferase activity, transferring alkyl or aryl (other than methyl) groups [Evidence IEA];~go_process: GO:0009820 - alkaloid metabolic process [Evidence IEA]), whose translation MAIEEKSTSAEPGPYDALSRFSSLTGEDARKWWEHTGPVLEKVMRDSGYEPRSQYIYLYFVQQHLIPYLGKFPTRGQDDHRWQSNLTPYKVPYELSWNVSHKVVRISWDPVCDASGTENDAFNKKAIHDCTRQLAALDSTIIPDRYRLLHKDLVITDEEEQELVRRDDLPKSGRGQHNLAVDFQDGGITLKVYFYPYMKFLATGIPIEELFFSAIEKLGIADIDEAVGMLRCFLSPKFDDGKPSVDEKVFPSLLACDLCDPSKSRIKYYVIDKWVKWERIASLWTIGGRRLEDPYCAKGLALLKELWDLLAIPEGDRGDIWPNLVLGQPPTHLMTTIANYTLSPASRFPEPQVYLTTFGLNDMAIMDALTAFYERVGFTDMAKSYKKNVQSYYPNLDLNQTNWVHEAVSFSYRNSKPYLSVYYSPF comes from the exons ATGGCGATTGAAGAAAAGTCAACATCCGCCGAACCGGGACCATACGACGCCCTGAGTAGGTTCTCATCGCTTACTGGCGAGGACGCCCGAAAATGGTGGGAACACACAGGCCCCGTACTGGAGAAGGTGATGAGAGACTCAGGATATGAGCCCCGGAGCCAGTACATATATCTGTACTTTGTACAACAACATCTCATTCCATACCTGGGAAAATTCCCCACCAGGGGTCAAGACGATCATCGTTGGCAGAGCAATCTGACCCCGTACAAGGTCCCCTACGAGCTGAGCTGGAATGTTTCACACAAAGTGGTCAGAATATCGTGGGATCCGGTCTGTGATGCGTCGGGGACCGAGAATGACGCTTTTAATAAGAAGGCGATCCACGACTGTACTCGTCAACTCGCTGCGCTGGATAGCACCATTATTCCCGACAGGTACAGACTTCTTCACAAGGACCTGGTCATcacagacgaagaagaacaggaactTGTTCGCCGCGATGACCTACCAAAATCCGGCAGAGGACAACATAACTTGGCCGTGGATTTCCAGGACGGAGGCATAACCCTGAAAGTTTACTTCTATCCGTACATGAAATTCCTCGCAACTGGAATCCCGATCGAGGAGCTCTTTTTCAGTGCAATCGAGAAACTAGGCATCGCGGATATCGACGAAGCTGTTGGGATGCTGAGATGCTTCCTTAGCCCGAAGTTTGACGACGGCAAACCTTCGGTTGATGAAAAAGTGTTTCCTAGTCTGCTCGCCTGCGACCTCTGCGACCCCAGCAAGAGTCGCATCAAGTACTATGTGATCGATAAATGGGTGAAATGGGAGCGAATCGCGAGCCTCTGGACGATCGGGGGCCGACGCCTCGAAGACCCCTACTGTGCTAAGGGCCTGGCCCTGCTCAAGGAACTCTGGGATCTTCTGGCAATCCCGGAAGGCGACCGTGGAGATATTTGGCCTAACCTAGTCCTTGGGCAGCCCCCGACGCATCTGATGACTACGATTGCGAACTATACGCTATCGCCGGCGAGCCGTTTCCCAGAGCCGCAGGTGTACCTGACCACGTTTGGGCTGAACGATATGGCAATCATGGATGCTTTGACGGCTTTCTATGAGCGTGTTGGCTTTACCGACATGGCCAAGTCGTATAAAAAGAACGTCCAGTCGTACTA TCCCAATCTGGATCTCAATCAGACAAACTGGGTCCACGAAGCCGTTTCCTTTTCGTATCGGAATTCAAAGCCGTACCTCAGCGTGTACTATTCTCCTTTCTGA